A stretch of DNA from Desulfosarcina ovata subsp. ovata:
AGGATACGATACGGATGACGTTCATAAAACAATATGCCCAAGGAGGCTTCCCATGACCACAACCCAGACCATCCCGGAAACTGCCGTCGATCCTGTCTGCGGAAAAACCGTTGACTCGCGCAATGCCCGGTTTACGGCCAGTGACGACAAAGGAACCCATTATTTCTGTTCAGCCGAATGCCGGCGCCGGTTCAACCCCGCAGACACCAAAACCAAAAAGGGATTTTGGGCGCGGTATACCGATCGCCTGAAAAATACCCATTGTACGCGGACCCCGCCTGAGTGCCGGTAACCGACTGACGGGTAAAGCAAACGGGAACAATTTTCTCATCCTTCGTCAGACACATTCATGACATTATTTATCTCCCCCTCACAGATGCGCCATTTGTGAGGGGGCTTTTTTTTGAAGGGTCGGCCCCATCTCCTCCAGCAGGAAGAGGAAACGGATGATCTTAACCTGGTGTTTGGGGGCGCAGCGCTCGATAAATTCCGTGACCGGACACGGGTCCATCTGCTCGTCGCAGTAGATAATGTGCCATCGGGTAGCCAATGCCAATTCCTCCGGTTGCTGTTTCTTCTTTGGGTGGAAACCCATTTCTCATAGCAGAGGCCCGGCATGCCTGTCCAGCCCCGCACGGGACCGGTGCAGGGCAATCGCATGTAGATTTTCGGGTTGTTTTTCTTCCCAAAATTAGAGCGACCATGAATGTCAAAGACCAAATGAAAAATGCCAAATGGTGGTATTCTGTCTATTTTAAAATCGATTTCATCCTTCATTTGGCATTTTCCCACTTTCGGGAATGGTGCGAGTTCAGGAACGGCCGGTTTTTGATTTTACTTGCGATTGCCCTGGGGCCCGGCGCGTGTGAATCGCCGATTGCCATCAACGGTGATTCTCCGTTATACTTTAACCCACAAACGCGCTACTGGCTGCCGGATGGCGCTGAACCGGCAGACCATTGGAGTCCCATGATCCGATTTATCCTCAACCGCGATGTTGTCTCCACCCGAGTCAATCGGGGATCCGTGTTGCTGGATTTTTTACGCCGTGAACGCCACCTCACCGGAACCAAACAGGGCTGCCGCGAAGGTGACTGCGGGGCGTGCAGTGTGCTTGTGGGCAGCCGTGTGCCAGGCGGTGTGCGGTATCGCTTGGTGGCCGCCTGCCTGACGCCGGTGGGCGAGTTGCATGGGAACCATGTTCTGACCATTGAGGGCCTTAACATGGACGCGCTTTCCCCGGTCCAGCAGGCCATCGTGGATGCCGGTGCGACCCAGTGCGGGTTCTGCACCCCGGGGATCGTTGTGGCCCTGACCGGGTTTCTTCTGGCCAGTCCCTCTCTCACCTTGGCGGAAGCCTTGGCTGCGCTGGACGGCAATATTTGTCGCTGCACGGGCTATGCGTCCATCCGCCGTGCGGTCCAAAGGCTCGTTGACGGCCTGGGGCCTCTTCCTACCGCGCCGGATCGCCGTCTGGAAAAACTCGTCCGTACCGCCTCGTTGCCCGCCTACCTGATCGACATCGGCCGGCGGCTGGACGCCATCGCGCTGGAACCCGCGCCTGCTGCGGCCGATGGCGTCCCGGTGCCCGTCAGCGGAGGCACCGACCTTTTTGTTCAACAGCCGGAAAACATGCGCCACCAGCCGCTTGTTTTTCTGGGCCGCGATGCCCGACTGCAGGGCATCCGCATTGACGACGACCACATCCATATCGGTGCCACGACCCCGGTCGAGGACCTCAAGCGCGACCACCGGCTGGTCCGGATTTTCCCCGCCTGGCAGACAACCATGGACGCTATCGCATCCACGCCCATCCGCAACCGGGCCACCCTGGCCGGCAATATCGTCAACGCCTCGCCCATCGGCGACCTGACCATCATGATGCTGGCGCTGAACGCTCAGTTGACCATCCGCGGATCATGCGGCATGCGCCGGATCGCCCTGGATGCCTTCTACCGGGGGGACAAACAGGTTGACCTGGCCGCGGGCGAATGGATCACCGAGATCTCCTTTCTTCACCCGTCACCCCAAAGTTGCTTCAATTTCGAGA
This window harbors:
- a CDS encoding FAD binding domain-containing protein, which encodes MNVKDQMKNAKWWYSVYFKIDFILHLAFSHFREWCEFRNGRFLILLAIALGPGACESPIAINGDSPLYFNPQTRYWLPDGAEPADHWSPMIRFILNRDVVSTRVNRGSVLLDFLRRERHLTGTKQGCREGDCGACSVLVGSRVPGGVRYRLVAACLTPVGELHGNHVLTIEGLNMDALSPVQQAIVDAGATQCGFCTPGIVVALTGFLLASPSLTLAEALAALDGNICRCTGYASIRRAVQRLVDGLGPLPTAPDRRLEKLVRTASLPAYLIDIGRRLDAIALEPAPAAADGVPVPVSGGTDLFVQQPENMRHQPLVFLGRDARLQGIRIDDDHIHIGATTPVEDLKRDHRLVRIFPAWQTTMDAIASTPIRNRATLAGNIVNASPIGDLTIMMLALNAQLTIRGSCGMRRIALDAFYRGDKQVDLAAGEWITEISFLHPSPQSCFNFEKVSRRKRLDIASVNTAMHVETHGGRVSHARISAGGVAPVPLFLTGSSAWLIGQPVSCATLARLIDLIDSEVSPIDDVRGTAHYKRRLLRRLVIAHFVVCFPDLELEGRLP
- a CDS encoding YHS domain-containing protein; its protein translation is MTTTQTIPETAVDPVCGKTVDSRNARFTASDDKGTHYFCSAECRRRFNPADTKTKKGFWARYTDRLKNTHCTRTPPECR